A single Alicyclobacillus vulcanalis DNA region contains:
- a CDS encoding NRAMP family divalent metal transporter produces MSSATSRTESRSNATSKLQQVTAASSKSKGMRRYLFMFWALLGPGFLAALADNDAGGVISYTATGAQFGIGLFVPLVLCLAVLTFTVQEMSMRLSAVTQEGFSRLAHRRYGRFWGIYHVATLAFENLLTLVTEFIGMSAGLGMLGIPMWLSDLLCLGFVISFVVFTGYFTKERIALLIGALNVVFFIVAGMTHPSFAALTRAFTTWPVPPSMHADVIWYVIATVGNAIAPWMIFFQGSGAIDKGVSARELKLGRIDTAFGCLMQVIVAAAIIVCGAALYGHVQDVSNLGPSDLIRGFNHTVGHLGAALFGIGLFDAGFLAAITVSLSSSWSIAELLGWSKSLNDSVREAPKFYAIYAGSLVVAAIVILIPHLPLNFISIVTQVIGGVLMTPLLVFLVLMTSDKKLMGSYRTPLWGCLWGWAMVVLLIALTVATLVQTVLGL; encoded by the coding sequence ATGAGCTCGGCAACTTCGCGAACCGAGTCGCGATCGAATGCGACATCGAAGCTTCAACAGGTCACAGCGGCTTCGTCAAAAAGCAAAGGGATGCGCAGGTATCTCTTCATGTTCTGGGCGCTTTTAGGCCCGGGATTTCTCGCGGCCTTGGCCGACAACGATGCCGGTGGCGTGATTTCCTACACGGCGACGGGAGCCCAATTCGGCATTGGCCTGTTTGTGCCGCTCGTGCTTTGTCTCGCGGTGTTGACGTTCACCGTTCAGGAGATGAGCATGCGCCTCAGCGCCGTCACCCAAGAGGGTTTCTCCCGACTGGCTCACCGGCGATACGGACGGTTTTGGGGCATTTACCATGTGGCCACGTTGGCGTTCGAAAACCTGTTGACGTTGGTCACCGAGTTTATCGGCATGTCGGCCGGCCTTGGCATGCTCGGCATTCCCATGTGGTTGTCCGATCTGCTTTGCCTGGGATTCGTGATCTCGTTTGTGGTCTTTACCGGCTATTTCACGAAAGAACGGATTGCACTCCTCATTGGTGCGCTGAACGTCGTGTTCTTTATCGTGGCAGGTATGACCCACCCGAGCTTCGCGGCCCTCACCCGAGCTTTCACAACCTGGCCGGTACCTCCGTCCATGCATGCAGACGTCATATGGTACGTCATCGCCACCGTGGGGAATGCCATTGCACCCTGGATGATTTTCTTCCAAGGGAGCGGCGCCATCGACAAAGGCGTCAGCGCGCGCGAACTCAAGTTGGGCCGGATCGACACGGCATTCGGATGCTTGATGCAAGTCATTGTGGCTGCCGCCATCATCGTGTGCGGGGCGGCGCTTTACGGCCATGTCCAAGATGTGAGCAACCTCGGACCCAGCGACCTGATTCGCGGGTTTAACCATACCGTGGGTCACCTGGGTGCGGCGTTGTTTGGCATCGGGCTCTTTGACGCTGGGTTTTTGGCGGCGATCACGGTCTCACTGTCGTCCTCCTGGAGCATCGCGGAGCTCCTGGGCTGGTCCAAGAGTCTCAATGACAGCGTACGGGAAGCTCCAAAATTCTATGCCATTTATGCTGGGAGCCTGGTGGTTGCGGCCATCGTCATTCTGATTCCGCACCTGCCGCTGAACTTCATCTCCATCGTCACCCAGGTCATCGGGGGTGTGCTCATGACCCCACTCCTCGTGTTCCTGGTTCTCATGACGAGCGACAAGAAGCTGATGGGCAGCTATAGAACACCGCTGTGGGGCTGCTTGTGGGGTTGGGCGATGGTGGTTCTGCTGATTGCCCTGACCGTGGCGACCTTGGTGCAGACCGTACTGGGCCTTTAA
- a CDS encoding helix-turn-helix domain-containing protein, with protein MGPLEETVKTLLQQKSMSMRQLAMATGISVSTISKMISGKQRVNLDYLRRMADALGVPPQTLAEAAGVPWMQGPGTSRRPPRGDMASHETELDALLRYLGLEHLEDLRLDIEKELDKYEAYAETDEGRQLIAEKYHAKRGQIQGVGGFLRDLDDMYERLTHPATPASERRILASGILYFLLATDAIPDYLFPAGYLDDAIAIQIVQERLSRARRNRSRREAQDEAQHGEF; from the coding sequence ATGGGACCGCTCGAAGAAACGGTGAAAACGCTCCTTCAACAGAAATCCATGTCCATGCGCCAATTGGCGATGGCCACAGGAATCAGCGTGAGCACCATCTCCAAGATGATTTCCGGAAAACAACGAGTGAATCTCGACTATCTGCGCCGGATGGCCGACGCCCTGGGCGTACCTCCTCAGACCCTGGCAGAGGCCGCGGGCGTGCCGTGGATGCAAGGGCCCGGAACTTCTCGTCGCCCTCCTCGCGGCGATATGGCGTCCCACGAAACGGAGCTCGACGCACTGCTACGTTACCTTGGACTCGAGCATCTTGAGGATTTGCGCCTGGACATCGAGAAAGAGTTGGACAAATACGAGGCGTACGCGGAGACGGACGAAGGACGACAGCTCATTGCGGAAAAATACCACGCCAAACGAGGCCAAATTCAGGGCGTCGGAGGTTTTTTGCGCGATCTCGACGACATGTACGAACGCTTGACCCACCCTGCGACGCCCGCGTCCGAACGCCGAATTCTCGCCAGTGGAATCTTGTACTTTCTGCTCGCCACCGACGCCATCCCTGACTATTTATTTCCTGCCGGATACTTGGACGACGCCATTGCCATTCAGATTGTGCAGGAGCGCCTTTCCCGCGCGCGGAGGAACCGAAGCCGACGCGAGGCGCAAGATGAGGCACAACACGGTGAGTTCTGA
- a CDS encoding NRAMP family divalent metal transporter: MPIAHPGVIEMARHANVYAKDLHELERELRAKDMARVARLYNKRGLWARLRLLLVLIGPGVLTMIADNDAGGVITYAQTGATYGIGFFIPSLIIAGFIAYVVQEMTVRLGAVTRRGHAEMIWGRYGAFWGWFSLIDLVVANVLTLVTEFIGIKIGMGVFGVPGWLSESIALAIDVFALLVLRYYTWERIALWIAAGNLVFIPLMFMAKPHWSAVADAFANWNVPGGFTASFLFIVLANFGTTIAPWMLFFQQSSVVDKGLTERDIRHGQLDTALGTLAMIVVACAIIVLTGTVMHGTHGMNLDITNILNLLGAKIGPLGERLFALGLVEAGLIAAIALTASTSWAMGEAFHWPKSINMPARLAWKFYVPGIASAVIAAGIVLIPHAPLGFLNMIVQVIASIFMPAALMFLMLLLNDREVMGDHVNRTWQNVSGFAIIGLLVVLNGLYGLTVIFPNLFG, from the coding sequence GTGCCCATCGCCCATCCAGGGGTGATCGAGATGGCTCGCCATGCAAACGTCTATGCCAAGGATCTGCATGAACTGGAGCGCGAACTCCGCGCAAAAGATATGGCCCGCGTTGCCCGCCTGTACAACAAGCGCGGGCTTTGGGCCAGGCTCCGCCTGCTCCTCGTGCTCATCGGACCGGGCGTCTTGACGATGATCGCGGACAACGACGCCGGCGGCGTCATCACGTATGCGCAGACCGGCGCCACCTACGGCATTGGGTTTTTTATTCCGTCGCTCATCATTGCAGGCTTCATCGCGTACGTCGTGCAGGAGATGACGGTTCGGCTGGGCGCCGTGACGCGCAGAGGCCATGCGGAGATGATTTGGGGCAGGTACGGTGCGTTTTGGGGTTGGTTCTCGCTGATCGATCTCGTCGTGGCGAATGTGCTCACGTTGGTGACGGAGTTCATCGGCATCAAAATCGGCATGGGCGTGTTCGGCGTTCCCGGATGGTTGAGTGAGTCCATCGCGCTGGCCATCGACGTGTTTGCACTGCTCGTGCTGCGTTATTACACCTGGGAGCGCATCGCCCTATGGATCGCGGCGGGGAACCTGGTCTTCATTCCGCTCATGTTCATGGCGAAGCCGCATTGGTCGGCGGTCGCGGATGCGTTCGCCAACTGGAATGTGCCCGGTGGGTTCACGGCTTCGTTCTTGTTCATCGTGTTGGCGAACTTCGGGACGACCATCGCGCCGTGGATGCTCTTCTTCCAGCAGTCCTCTGTGGTGGATAAGGGCCTGACGGAGCGCGACATTCGCCATGGCCAGCTGGACACCGCGCTCGGAACGCTGGCCATGATTGTGGTGGCCTGTGCCATCATCGTGCTGACGGGCACGGTGATGCATGGGACGCACGGCATGAACCTGGACATCACCAACATCCTGAACTTGCTCGGGGCGAAGATCGGACCGCTCGGCGAGCGCCTGTTCGCGCTCGGACTCGTGGAAGCCGGGCTCATTGCGGCCATCGCGCTGACGGCGAGCACGTCGTGGGCGATGGGTGAAGCCTTCCACTGGCCGAAGAGCATCAACATGCCCGCACGCTTGGCCTGGAAGTTCTATGTTCCGGGAATTGCGAGCGCCGTGATCGCGGCAGGCATTGTCTTGATTCCGCATGCGCCGCTTGGCTTCCTGAACATGATTGTGCAAGTGATCGCGTCGATTTTCATGCCGGCGGCCCTGATGTTCCTCATGCTGTTGTTGAACGACCGCGAGGTCATGGGCGATCACGTCAACCGCACGTGGCAGAACGTCTCTGGCTTCGCCATCATTGGGCTGTTGGTCGTGCTGAACGGCCTGTATGGGTTGACCGTCATTTTCCCGAACCTGTTCGGATGA
- a CDS encoding GrpB family protein produces the protein MTRLYELCERLVVEMRVWQLVYAFVFAAFATFANLFDGGRVLWIAEVYLGLSALSLIILLPGLRRALFRTWDPLRSRLLLRRPLARVATRLYLYIMTPMAFLGCLELTADAASTALQFNQSNVASHVSWVDYAVSVVAGLEEMWRWSCVIAVIALCRAVLRRYWDAMAVRVAVMAVAVAVSALAFGSGHILEFSHERLQAWYMFSCLGLILAAMAILTGRILLVMTVHVLYDAWVTWLSTQPSTVANLLTLAALAVFLLWLGVALLRRQFGFRAPRPVGVPVKLTEANTRHLLAFERERDQLSRVFHRRVYCSIRHIGSTTIQGAVGDDAVDILVLLRRPVLHQDEWNELERCGYRFCGNAGVKGRLVWIREPEDTWPAVHVHIAKSGNRYSRAALARTQFLQVETEALRDWEAQKETWVHAFHRRTVGMYIEGKRTFYASWGRHWITRRWR, from the coding sequence TCTATGCATTCGTCTTTGCGGCGTTTGCGACGTTCGCCAATTTGTTTGACGGCGGCCGCGTGCTGTGGATCGCAGAGGTCTACCTGGGGCTCAGTGCGCTGAGCTTGATCATTTTGCTCCCTGGTCTGCGGCGCGCTTTGTTTCGCACCTGGGATCCGCTTCGGTCCCGCCTTCTCTTGCGGCGTCCTCTCGCGCGCGTCGCCACACGCTTGTATCTGTACATCATGACGCCGATGGCTTTTCTGGGCTGCTTGGAGCTGACGGCAGACGCAGCGAGCACGGCGCTTCAGTTTAACCAAAGTAACGTGGCGTCCCATGTCAGCTGGGTGGATTATGCAGTGAGCGTCGTCGCCGGGCTTGAAGAGATGTGGCGCTGGAGCTGCGTGATCGCAGTCATCGCTTTGTGCCGCGCTGTGCTTAGGCGATATTGGGACGCGATGGCTGTCCGTGTCGCGGTGATGGCGGTCGCTGTGGCGGTCAGCGCGCTCGCGTTTGGAAGTGGTCACATCTTGGAATTTAGCCACGAGCGGCTGCAAGCATGGTATATGTTTAGCTGCTTGGGCCTTATTCTGGCAGCCATGGCCATTCTCACGGGGCGCATCCTGCTGGTGATGACTGTGCATGTGCTGTACGACGCCTGGGTCACGTGGCTCTCCACACAGCCCTCCACCGTTGCGAATCTCCTCACGCTTGCTGCGCTGGCTGTGTTTCTCTTGTGGCTCGGCGTAGCCCTCCTGCGGCGTCAATTCGGGTTCCGCGCGCCTCGGCCGGTCGGCGTGCCGGTGAAGTTGACGGAGGCGAACACGCGCCATCTTCTCGCGTTCGAGCGTGAACGCGATCAACTCTCGCGCGTGTTTCATCGCCGCGTGTATTGTTCCATTCGGCACATTGGATCCACCACGATTCAAGGTGCGGTTGGCGACGACGCGGTCGACATCCTGGTCCTGTTGCGGCGCCCTGTGTTGCATCAGGATGAATGGAATGAACTGGAACGCTGTGGCTATCGGTTTTGCGGCAACGCAGGTGTCAAAGGAAGACTCGTTTGGATTCGAGAACCCGAAGACACGTGGCCTGCGGTTCATGTACATATCGCAAAATCGGGAAATCGGTATAGCCGCGCCGCGCTTGCGCGGACGCAGTTCCTCCAGGTCGAGACGGAAGCCCTGCGCGACTGGGAGGCGCAGAAGGAAACATGGGTCCATGCCTTCCACCGACGGACGGTAGGAATGTATATCGAAGGCAAGCGCACATTCTACGCGAGTTGGGGACGTCATTGGATCACGCGTCGCTGGAGGTGA
- a CDS encoding acyl-CoA thioesterase: MPERVVTPLEVRWGECDPAGIVYHPSYIDWFSIARMHFLKENGIQYMSDFHDRGVTVVVTDVACHYRRALRAEDLAHVCAALVEMSRTRLAFRYDVTDAAGELCARGETRHAFVDRNTLRPVNLEKFAPALWARLKQLPIVGDGENR, translated from the coding sequence ATGCCAGAGCGCGTCGTCACGCCGTTGGAAGTCCGCTGGGGAGAGTGCGATCCCGCCGGGATCGTGTACCATCCGTCGTACATTGACTGGTTTTCTATCGCCCGGATGCACTTTCTGAAGGAGAACGGCATTCAGTACATGTCTGACTTTCACGATCGCGGCGTCACGGTCGTGGTGACCGACGTCGCCTGTCACTACCGCAGGGCGCTGCGCGCGGAAGACCTCGCGCATGTGTGCGCAGCGCTTGTGGAGATGAGCCGGACTCGGCTCGCCTTCCGCTACGACGTCACGGACGCGGCGGGCGAGCTCTGCGCGCGCGGAGAGACGCGTCACGCCTTCGTGGATCGGAATACGCTGCGGCCGGTCAACCTGGAGAAATTTGCTCCGGCGTTGTGGGCGAGGTTAAAGCAGCTTCCCATCGTGGGTGACGGCGAAAACCGCTGA
- a CDS encoding uracil-xanthine permease family protein codes for MTDALRKLPLSLQHVFAMFGATVLVPLLTGLNPGATLVASGLGTLVFHLVTRGKVPAYLGSSFAFIAPLALFVSKHHAPGQAVAGLLSVSIVYFAFALLVRLVGFDRVRRAIPSVVVGPVVSIIGLSLATTAVTVDASTHWDVAIVTLAAAVACAIAGPRALRIIPILAGIVIGYLYALARGLVHVGQAASSSWIELPTLHAPVWSLAAIASMAPIALVTMVEDLGHMFVLNEIIERDVTRDPGFGSILFGNGLATLLSALLGGPAETTYAENLGVLAMTRNYSSRIIQGAAVIAILLGLVGKVSTVIESVPAAVVGGVGILLYGMIAAMGIRHMIEAKVDLTNTKNLIVVAVIFILGIGAPQNGIAIATVAGLLIYWLLPDRTQA; via the coding sequence TTGACCGACGCTCTGCGCAAACTGCCGCTGTCCCTGCAGCACGTGTTCGCCATGTTTGGAGCCACCGTCTTGGTGCCGCTCCTCACCGGCTTGAATCCCGGCGCGACACTCGTGGCAAGCGGGCTCGGCACGCTGGTCTTCCACCTGGTCACGCGTGGCAAAGTGCCCGCCTATTTGGGATCGTCATTCGCCTTTATCGCACCGCTCGCGCTCTTTGTCAGCAAGCATCACGCGCCCGGTCAAGCCGTGGCTGGACTCCTGAGCGTCTCCATCGTCTATTTCGCCTTCGCTCTCCTCGTCCGCCTGGTCGGGTTCGATCGCGTCCGACGCGCCATTCCGTCCGTGGTTGTCGGCCCCGTGGTCTCGATCATCGGCCTGTCCCTGGCCACCACCGCCGTGACGGTTGACGCCTCGACGCACTGGGACGTCGCCATCGTCACGCTGGCGGCTGCCGTCGCCTGCGCCATCGCGGGTCCGCGCGCCCTGCGCATCATCCCCATCCTCGCCGGCATTGTCATCGGCTACCTGTACGCACTCGCCCGTGGCTTGGTGCACGTGGGACAAGCCGCCTCGTCCAGCTGGATTGAGCTGCCCACCCTTCACGCGCCGGTCTGGAGCCTCGCGGCGATCGCCAGCATGGCGCCGATTGCGCTGGTGACGATGGTGGAGGATCTCGGTCACATGTTCGTGCTGAACGAGATCATCGAGCGCGATGTGACGCGCGACCCCGGATTTGGGTCCATCCTCTTCGGCAACGGCCTCGCGACGCTCTTGTCCGCACTGCTCGGGGGGCCGGCGGAGACGACGTACGCCGAGAACCTGGGCGTCCTGGCGATGACGCGCAACTACTCAAGCCGCATCATTCAAGGTGCAGCCGTGATCGCCATCCTTCTCGGCCTGGTCGGAAAGGTGAGCACCGTGATTGAGTCTGTGCCGGCAGCCGTGGTGGGAGGCGTCGGCATTCTGTTGTACGGGATGATCGCGGCGATGGGCATCCGGCACATGATCGAGGCCAAGGTCGATTTGACGAACACCAAGAACCTGATCGTGGTCGCCGTGATTTTCATCCTAGGCATCGGGGCACCGCAGAATGGCATTGCGATCGCGACGGTGGCGGGGCTTCTCATCTACTGGCTGCTGCCAGACCGCACGCAGGCGTAA
- a CDS encoding DUF1003 domain-containing protein: MAKRYYYVYRDDDDNADLEGFDIPINEGDARRISRLVNMYEENILSMLDEEYQRKTKWSDKLADRMASFGGSWTFIIIFAAMLVSWMVWNAIPSTRRFHFDPPPFILLNLCLSFLAAFQAPIIMMSQNRQAARDKHEAIIDFAINYKAEQEIDDMQSHLHRIEGKLLQLEHPIENTKRENT, from the coding sequence ATGGCCAAGCGTTACTACTATGTGTATCGCGATGACGATGACAACGCAGACCTCGAAGGATTTGACATCCCCATCAACGAGGGCGATGCGAGGCGGATTTCGCGCCTCGTGAACATGTACGAGGAAAACATCCTGTCCATGCTGGATGAGGAGTATCAGCGAAAGACGAAGTGGTCCGATAAACTGGCGGATCGCATGGCTTCGTTCGGCGGAAGCTGGACGTTCATCATCATTTTTGCGGCGATGCTCGTGTCCTGGATGGTTTGGAATGCGATCCCGTCCACGCGGCGATTTCACTTCGATCCGCCGCCGTTCATTCTCTTGAACTTGTGTCTGTCGTTTCTCGCCGCGTTCCAAGCACCGATCATCATGATGAGCCAAAACCGGCAAGCTGCGCGGGACAAGCACGAGGCCATCATCGATTTCGCCATCAACTACAAAGCCGAGCAGGAAATTGACGACATGCAAAGCCACCTGCACCGCATCGAGGGAAAACTCCTTCAGCTCGAGCATCCCATAGAGAATACAAAACGAGAAAACACTTAG
- a CDS encoding 3-ketoacyl-ACP reductase has protein sequence MTQSLKGWNAIVTGAGKGIGKAIAEHLAKEGVNLGLIARTESDLHQVAEAIRREHGVSVFTRAADIADRASIEAAIAQLTQNLGAIDVLVNNAGTASFGTVLDMPVEEWERIVRVNLLGTYYATRAVLPHMVERNRGHIVNISSTAGEKGSATTSAYSASKFGLLGFTESLMYEVRKHNIRVMALLPSTVNTDLARNVGLKLGDEDHQMQPEDVAELVVDALRLPNRVLLKSATLIMTNPQ, from the coding sequence ATGACACAGTCGCTCAAGGGATGGAACGCCATCGTCACTGGCGCCGGGAAAGGCATTGGCAAAGCGATTGCTGAACACCTGGCAAAGGAAGGCGTGAATCTGGGGCTCATCGCGCGAACGGAGAGCGACCTCCACCAGGTCGCGGAGGCCATTCGCCGCGAGCATGGGGTCTCGGTGTTCACCCGGGCCGCGGACATCGCGGACCGAGCCTCCATTGAGGCAGCCATTGCACAGCTGACCCAAAATCTCGGCGCGATCGACGTGCTCGTCAACAACGCAGGGACCGCCAGTTTCGGCACGGTGCTGGACATGCCTGTGGAGGAATGGGAGCGCATCGTGCGCGTGAATTTGCTCGGCACGTACTACGCGACGCGCGCGGTCCTGCCCCACATGGTGGAACGCAACCGGGGCCACATCGTGAACATCAGCTCGACGGCGGGCGAGAAGGGATCCGCCACCACGTCCGCCTATTCAGCTTCGAAGTTTGGCCTGCTCGGGTTTACGGAGTCGCTGATGTACGAGGTCAGAAAGCACAACATTCGCGTGATGGCGCTGTTGCCGAGCACGGTGAACACCGACCTCGCGCGCAACGTAGGACTGAAGCTCGGCGACGAGGATCATCAGATGCAGCCGGAGGACGTCGCGGAACTCGTGGTGGACGCTCTGCGGTTGCCCAATCGCGTGCTGCTGAAGTCCGCCACGCTCATCATGACAAACCCGCAGTGA
- a CDS encoding TenA family transcriptional regulator yields the protein MTPPHLNFASYADVERAMMDLVQQHFFEGRFLQTLTSGGYEDAQIRHFALQYGYYSRNFPRVLGAAIAAMPPIDSWWVPLADNLWDEAGRGQPGRAHEKLYLTFLRTVVPDAQLDEHGIPNVPMSKAVQTAIDTFIQFFREATPLQAMAAVGLGSELFAGQVMARIGEGFRHPRYQRSGPIQTLFWKVHADEHEPRHYQLCKQILVTYTSSRDLAAMYEAGRYIALSEARMYDELHEEMIALRSPQKR from the coding sequence GTGACGCCACCGCACCTGAATTTTGCTTCTTACGCCGACGTTGAACGAGCGATGATGGACCTTGTCCAGCAACACTTTTTCGAGGGACGTTTTCTCCAGACGCTGACGAGCGGCGGATACGAAGACGCACAGATTCGCCACTTCGCGCTGCAGTACGGCTACTACAGCCGCAACTTTCCCCGAGTGTTGGGCGCCGCCATTGCCGCCATGCCGCCCATCGACTCGTGGTGGGTGCCTTTGGCAGACAACCTTTGGGACGAGGCGGGTCGCGGCCAGCCGGGCCGAGCGCATGAGAAGCTGTATCTGACGTTTCTTCGCACGGTCGTGCCTGACGCCCAACTGGACGAACACGGGATCCCCAATGTCCCCATGTCGAAAGCGGTGCAAACCGCCATTGACACGTTCATTCAGTTCTTTCGCGAGGCCACGCCCCTCCAGGCCATGGCTGCCGTCGGTCTCGGGTCCGAGCTCTTTGCAGGGCAGGTCATGGCGCGGATCGGCGAAGGATTCCGTCATCCGCGCTACCAGCGAAGCGGCCCCATTCAGACCTTGTTTTGGAAGGTCCATGCAGACGAGCACGAGCCGCGCCACTACCAGCTCTGCAAGCAGATCCTCGTGACCTACACCTCTTCGCGCGATCTCGCCGCGATGTATGAAGCGGGGCGCTACATCGCCCTCTCGGAAGCCAGGATGTACGACGAACTTCACGAGGAAATGATCGCTCTTCGCTCGCCTCAAAAGCGCTGA